One Cryptomeria japonica chromosome 9, Sugi_1.0, whole genome shotgun sequence genomic window carries:
- the LOC131858515 gene encoding uncharacterized protein LOC131858515 has product MPRQKDFAWTHCTTVPGSTKVKCNWCLEEISGGIYRFKWHLSKERGNNTAICKACPTNVSYQAKQSLDGIAESGTKKARIGVELGSSSANPRSKHLGEEDGKDGSFRECGSTPNSIARGPNTGGGNINTFFQPHTTPGSQTTLESIRWRKTVTKQAKKAIGNFWYSSHMAFHALRNPYWQPMVDTITTVGLEFQAPSYESLRVGMLKDAVDNVQDVKQHRLQWTRTGCSIMSDGQTDRRNRTLINFLVSRPQNVVQFITNNVAACVAAGKLLTNKYPSVFFTPYAADIGKIEWVKAAFQKAHKVTKFVYNHMRVLAIMQSFTGGPQNVVQFITNNVIACVAAGKLLTNKYPSVFFTPCAADIGKIEWVKAAFQKAHKVTKFVYNHMRVLAIMQSLTGGKELVRPRVTRFATYFLALQTLCKQKGNLRRMFVLAEWMESGFTTQANGIAVAEYMYSTTFWESIEEIVEFLEPLVKVLRLVDGEKPPMGYVYEAMDRAKEVIRSELENNKDRYMPLWDIIDRRWDGQMHTPLHVAGYFLNPLLFYKTDFLEIDAEIKRGFFKCLEKMFPDLEKFDAATVKLEVYKHANGFFSSRAAIQSRKTIQPGRL; this is encoded by the exons atgccGCGTCAAAAAGACTTTGCGTGGACACATTGCACAACAGTTCCTGGCAGCACGAAGGTCAAGTGCAATTGGTGTCTAGAAGAGATCAGTGGTGGAATTTATCGTTTCAAGTGGCATTTGTCCAAAGAACGAGGAAATAACACCGCGATATGCAAAGCATGCCCTACAAATGTCTCGTATCAAGCAAAGCAATCTCTTGACGGGATTGCTGAGAGTGGgaccaaaaaggcaagaattgggGTTGAACTAGGTTCTAGTTCTGCAAATCCCAGGTCGAAGCATTTGGGTGAGGAGGATGGCAAAGATGGGAGTTTCAGGGAATGTGGGTCAACTCCTAATTCTATAGCACGTGGACCAAACACAGGTGGAGGAAACATTAATACTTTCTTCCAACCTCATACTACACCaggatcacaaaccactttggagagtaTAAGATGGAGGAAAACTGTCACTAAACAAGCAAAGAAGGCAATTGGTAATTTTTGGTACTCCTCTCACATGGCATTCCATGCTTTGAGAAATCCATATTGGCAACCCATGGTAGATACTATTACAACTGTAGGACTTGAGTTTCAAGCCCCATCTTATGAGTCATTGAGGGTTGGTATGTTGAAAGATGCAGTAGACAATGTTCAAGATGTTAAACAACATCGGTTACAGTGGACTAGAACTGGTTGCAGTATCATGTCAGATGGTCAGACAGATAGAAGGAACCGAActctcattaacttccttgtctctC ggccacaaaatgtggttcaatttatcacaAACAATGTTGCTGCTTGTGTTGCTGCAGGGAAACTTCTGACAAATAAATACCCTTCTGTGTTTTTTACACCATATGCAGCGGACATTGGAAAAATAGAATGGGTTAAGGCGGCCTTTCAGAAGGCTCACAAGGTTACCAAATTTGTTTATAATCACATGAGGGTTTTGGCTATAATGCAATCTTTCACAGGAG ggccacaaaatgtggttcaatttatcacaAACAATGTTATTGCTTGTGTTGCTGCAGGGAAACTTCTGACAAATAAATACCCTTCTGTGTTTTTTACACCATGTGCAGCGGACATTGGAAAAATAGAATGGGTTAAGGCGGCCTTTCAGAAGGCTCACAAGGTTACCAAATTTGTTTATAATCACATGAGGGTTTTGGCTATAATGCAATCTTTAACAGGAGGCAAGGAGCTAGTTCGACCAAGGgtgacaagatttgcaacatatttccttgCATTACAAACATTATGTAAACAGAAAGGTAATTTGAGGCGAATGTTTGTTTTAGCTGAGTGGATGGAGTCTGGCTTCACAACTCAAGCAAATGGCATAGCAGTGGCAGAGTATATGTATTCTACCACCTTTTGGGAATCAATTGAGGAAATTGTAGAATTTTTAGAGCCTTTAGTAAAAGTCTTGAGACTAGTGGATGGGGAAAAACCCCCCATGGGATAtgtgtatgaggccatggatagggccaaggaggtgatAAGGAGTGAGCTGGAAAATAACAAGGATAGGTATATGCCattgtgggacataattgataggagatgggatgGACAGATGCACACTCCTCTCCATGTTGCAGGATACTTTCTCAATCCTTTGTTATTCTATAAGACTGACTTCTTGGAAATTGATGCTGAGATCAAACGAGGATTTTTCAAGTGCTTGGAAAAAATGTTTCCTGACTTGGAAAAATTTGATGCGGCTACGGTAAAGTTGGAAGTGTACAAGCATGCTAACGGTTTTTTCTCTTCTAGGGCTGCTATACAAAGCAGAAAGACTATTCAACCAGGTAGACTATAA